CTGTATCTACAACACCTTTTACTAAATCAGAATTCGGGCTTAAACCTATAGCAATAAACACGCCGTCAACCTTTAGAGTACTTTCTTCATTCGTCTTGACATTTTTTAAAATTAGTCCTTCAACACCGTATTCTCCTTGTATGTCCTTAACAACAGTATCCCAAATGAATTCTATTTTAGGATTTGCAAATGCTCTATCTTGAAGAGTTTTTGAAGCTCTCAGCTTATCTCTTCTATGAATAACATAAACCTTTTTTGCAAATTTAGTCAAATAATTGGAGTCCTCCATGGCAGTATCTCCACCACCTACAACTGCAACTACCTGATCTTTATAAAAGGCACCGTCGCAAGTAGCACAATATGAAACACCAGAGCCTCTGAATTTTCTCTCTTTATCAAAGCCTAATTCTTTAGGTGTTGCTCCTGTGGCCAGTATTATTGCTTTTGCCTCATATGTCTTTTTATTTGTGGTTACCTTTTTTACTTTGCCTGTTATATCAAGGCCTACAACCTCTTCATTGTAAATCTGCAGTCCATATCTTTTTGCCTGCGCTTCCATTTTATTTATTAGGTCAGGACCGCTGATTCCGTCGAAGCCTGGATAGTTCTCTATCTCATATGTTGTTACAATTTGGCCTCCTACATACATCTGCTCTATCATAACAGTATCTAACTTAGATCTGCATGCATAGAGTCCTGCAGCAAGTCCTGCTGGCCCACCACCCAGTATGATC
The nucleotide sequence above comes from Thermoanaerobacterium sp. CMT5567-10. Encoded proteins:
- the trxB gene encoding thioredoxin-disulfide reductase is translated as MYDLIILGGGPAGLAAGLYACRSKLDTVMIEQMYVGGQIVTTYEIENYPGFDGISGPDLINKMEAQAKRYGLQIYNEEVVGLDITGKVKKVTTNKKTYEAKAIILATGATPKELGFDKERKFRGSGVSYCATCDGAFYKDQVVAVVGGGDTAMEDSNYLTKFAKKVYVIHRRDKLRASKTLQDRAFANPKIEFIWDTVVKDIQGEYGVEGLILKNVKTNEESTLKVDGVFIAIGLSPNSDLVKGVVDTDEYGYILTDEDMKTNIPGVFAAGDVRKKTLRQVVTATADGAIAAYVAEKYIDSLE